The genomic region CAGCAACTCCTGACGCGGCAGAAGACGTCGCAATCGTCAACAATCCGGATCTGATATCCGCGCAGCAAAGCGCCGAAGCAGCGCGCCGTGATATCGCGGCAGCGCGCGGCGCGCGTCTCCCGAGGCTAGAAGCCTTCGCCCGCGGGAATTACACCAATTACCTCGATACGCTTGGTGGCCCCCTTGGGAACCAGTTTGTCCAGGAAGAAACGACCGCCACTGTTGGTTTACGGGCGACCTTGCCAATCTATCAGGGTGGTCAGCCAGCGGCGCGTGTCCGTCAAACCCAGGCTTTGCGCACGCAAGCGATGGAAACCGTTATCGCGACCGAACGGGCTGTTGTCGCCGATGTTCGTGCAGCTTTTTCGCGGTATCGCGCGACATTGCAGGTGATTGACGCCACACAAACCGCCGTTGAGGCCAATGAGTTGGCGTTGGAAGGTGTTCGCGCAGAAAATTCGGTTGGTTTAAGGACGATATTGGACATTCTTAACGCTGAACAAGAACTGCTGAACAGTCAGGTCGATCTCGTTACGGCCCGCCGCAACGCCTATGTCGCCGGGTTCAACCTGTTGGCGGCGATGGGACAGGCAGAAGCCCAGGATTTGGGGCTTGATGGCGGTGTTCTTTATGATCCAAGCGTCAATTATGAGCGCGTCGATGACCAATTCTTCGATTGGAACGACGATCCACGCCCTGTGACTCAATCGACACGCACTGTGGATAATCCAGAACGCGTCGTGACAAATCCAGAAAATTGAGGCATGTCGCGCAAATGGGCGACGTTAACCATGAACCGACGATGGAAGAGATTCTAGCTTCCATCAAAAAGATCATCGCTGAAGATGGCGAGGCTCCCGTTGCTGCGCCTGATGCGCGTTCACAGCGCAAACGGCCGGTAATTGAGACCAGCGAACCACCTGTCGCAGATGATGTTCTCGAGCTGACGGAAACGGTTCAGGCTGAAACGCCAGATGAGTCCGTGGCCGAAGAAGCCGCTCCGACTCATGTCGATACGGAGAGCGCCAAAGAGGCAATTGCTTCGGACGAGACCGTTCGAGCCAGCAAAGCGGCGCTTGCGGCTCTTGCGGCAATAGCCAAGCCTGCGGATACTCATGAGGCCGAAGACGATGCCCATCCGCTGGAAGGATTGGTTCGCGAGATGCTGCGGCCGATGCTGAAGGAATGGCTCGACGATAACCTTCCGGCAATCGTTGAGGAAATGGTCGCACGCGAGATAGCAAGGATCGCTGCAGGACAAGACTAACGCGGCTTGCGCACCAGAAATGGCGCGCTATCAAGCGATGCCATGAGAAACATCCTACAATTCGGTCTCGCCGCAACCGCTCTTGCTGTTGCTCATCCTGCAATGGCGCGCAATTTCACGCCGGAAGACCTGGTTCAGTTCAATCGGCTCGGTGGGTCCAGTGTATCCGCGGATGGCGGAATGCTGGTCTTCTCGCTGGCCGAACCAGATCTTGAGGCGAATTCCCGCCCAACCGATCTGTGGTTGCTTGATCTTCGGGAGCCGGGTTCTGTTGCCGAACGATGGCGTGCAACCGCTGACGTCAACGAAAGTGGTCCTGTATTCTCAGCTGACGGCGAGCAGATTTTTTACCTCTCCGATGAAAGCGGATCGAGCCAGGTGTGGCGCGCGCCGCTGGGCGAAGGCGATCCGATCCAGGCCACCGATGTTGAGGCGGATGTTGCCGGATTCAGCATTGGGCCGGGCGCTGATCGGATCGCGATCTGGTTCGACGAAGCAATCGGCTGCGAAACCGCAAGCTGTCCGGACGAAGAAGAAGCGGCAGACGCTGGCACCGGCCGTTCATACGATGCACTGATGGTGCGGCATTGGGGTAGCTGGAATAACGACGCCCAATCCCGTCTAGTGACGTTCGCGCTGACCGATGGTGTAGCGAGCGGCGACGGTGTTGTGCTCTCTCATTCCCTCAATGGCCACACGCCAACCCGACCATTTGGCGGCAGCGAGCAGATTGCCTGGCATCCGACCGGCGCGTCGATATTCTTTGCGTTGCGCGAAGGCGGTGCAAGCGAGGCGACTTCAACTGATCTCGATATCTATCGGGTGGCGGCAGATGGCTCGACACCGCCCGAAAATCTAACCGACGCCAATCAGGCCTATGATTCCTTGCCGACGCCATCGCCTGATGGGCGGTATCTGGCTTATGTTGCGATGGAACGGCCCGGTTATGAGAGCGATCGACTGGTATTGCATTTGCGCGATCTCATTACGGGAGAAACCCGCGCGCTCACACAAAACTGGGATCGCAGTATCGGTGGAATCGCATGGTCAGCCGATCTGCAGGCCGTTTATCTGGTTACCCAGGAAGGTCTGGATACCGCAATCTTCCGGTATATCCTCTCCGAGGGCAGGATCGAGCGAATTTCCGGCGCTGGCAGCATCGGATCGGTCGCGCCCCAGCAAGATGGATCCATACTCGTAACCCTGGCGAGTGCACTCACACCGTCCGATATTCATCGCATTGCCGCTGACGGCACGATGGAGCAGCTGACCAACGTCAATGGCACCTACTTCGCAGAGCTGGATATGCCGACCCGCGAAGAATTTACCTTTGAAGGCGCAGAAGGCGATACAGTTCGTGGGCAGATTTTCCGGCCTGCCGGTGTTTCCGACGGTGATCGTGTCCCGGTCGCCTATTTCGTACATGGAGGCCCGCAAGGATCGTTTGGCAATAGCTGGTCGTATCGCTGGAATCCCGCCGCCATGGCGGCCCAAGGCTATGCCGTGGTGACCGTGGATTTCCATGGCAGCACAGGGTCTGGACAAGAATTCACCGACAGCATCAACAATGACTGGGGCGGAAAACCGCTGGAAGATTTGCAGCTTGGCCTGGAGGCCGTTCTGGAAAACAATCCCTGGATGGATGGCGATCGGATCTGCGCGCTCGGCGCGTCCTATGGCGGCTATATGATGAACTGGATCGCCGGCAATTGGCCTGATCGCTTTGATTGCCTCGTCAATCATGCCGGTATCTTCGATCTTCGCCCCTTCTATTATGGCACCGAGGAGCTGTGGTTCCCGGAATGGGATTTCAGCGGGCCTTATTATGACCGTGAAGAAGCCTATGAACGCTGGAATCCGGTCCATCATGTCGAGAATTGGCAGACACCGATGCTTGTGATCCATGGCGAGCTGGATTTCCGCATTCCCTACAGCCAGAGCCTGTCCGCCTATACCGCGCTCCAGCGACGGGGTGTTGAATCGCAATTGCTCATCTTCCCCGATGAAAATCACTGGATCAATTCACCGCGCAACAGTCTGCAATGGCATCGCGCGGTCTATTCCTGGGTAGGGCGTTGGACGCGAGAAGATGCGGAGACCGCAGAATGAGCGTATTTCATACAGAAAACCGTGATGGCACATTGGTCGTCACGCTGGATCGAGCGCCGTTAAACGCTTTGAGTGCGGAAACGCTCGAAGAGGGGGCAGCACTGCTTGCTGCAACCGCAGATGCGCCACCTGAGGCCGGAATGGTCCTGACCGGCGCCAATGGCGTGTTTACCGCCGGTGTCGATATCAAACAGGCGGCCGATGCCGATCTCGAAATGCGTCGCCGGCTATTCTGGGGGATCAACGATTTCTGCGCGGCCCTGATGCGCTTACCGTGCCCGGTTGTCGCTGCGGTGACCGGTCATGCCATCGGGGCAGGCGGGATTGTGGCGATCGCCGCTGATTGGACGCTGATTGCGGACAAAGAGTTGAAAATTGGTCTGCCGGAAGCGAAAGCGGGCCTGCCATTTCCGCAGATCCCGCAAATCATCATGGAATATGGGCTGAGCCCGGTCTGGCACCGGCGGCTAGCGCTGACTTCGGTCCTGTATGGCGCAAAGGAATCGATCGAGGCTGAGCTGGCCGATGAACTCGTACCGGCGGATGAGATTGTGGACCGGGCCGTTGCACGTGCACAGGAAATGGCAGCGCAACCGGCTTTCGTTGAGATCAAGGCTAATATGCGGCGACAGGCCTGGCAGGATATTGATACCGTCTATGCGGACCGGGATGCCGGCTAGGTGATTGCTGCGCTTCACGGACCAAAACTGTGGCGCGGCGCGGCAGGCCTTGCTAACGGCTGATCGCTATGAGCGAGCTACCCAAACATTTTGATCCTGCGGCTATCGAGGGCCGTTGGTATTCCCATTGGGAAGAGGAAGGATTGTTCCGCCCCGAGCGCGACGATTGTGAGCCTTTCACCATTGTGAACCCTCCACCCAATGTGACGGGATCTCTGCATATCGGCCATGCGCTGGATAACACGCTGCAGGATATCCTGATCCGGCATCAGCGCCTGCTTGGCAAAGATTCACTCTGGGTTGTTGGAACCGATCATGCCGGCATTGCGACGCAGATGGTTGTCGAACGGCAGTTGAACGAAAAGCAGCAGAAGCGGACTGATTTCACGCGCGAGCAATTCGTCGAGAAGGTCTGGGAGTGGAAAGAGGAAAGCGGCGGTACGATAACAGACCAGCTGCGCCGTCTTGGCTGTTCGATGGATTGGTCGAATGAGCGCTTCACCATGGATGAGGGCTTTTCAAAGGCCGTCACCAAGGTTTTCGTCGATCTCTACAATGACGGCCTGATCTATCGCGACAAGCGGCTCGTAAACTGGGATCCGGGTCTCAAGACGGCTATTTCGGATCTTGAGGTCGAAAACACCGATACCAGCGGGCATTTCTGGCATTTCAGCTATCCACTGGAAGATGGCAGCGGCGCTATCAGCGTCGCGACCACCCGTCCGGAAACGATGCTCGCCGATATGGCGGTGGCCGTCCATCCCAGTGACGAGCGTTATGCCGATATGGTCGGCAAGAACGTGAAATTGCCGATTACCGGGCGTCTCGTTCCGATCATCACCGACGAACATGCCGATCCTGAGCTGGGTTCGGGTGCGGTGAAGATCACGCCGGGACATGATTTCAATGATTTCGAAGTCGGGAAGCGCGCGGGCTTCAAAGCTGCCGAGATGCTCAACATGCTCGATGCCGATGCCGCGGTGTGCCAGACGTCGGATGGCCTGATCCCCGACGAACTGGTCGGCATGGATCGCTTCGACGCACGCAAAAAGGTCGTCGAGATGATCGATGGCGAAGGCTTGCTGGAGCAGGTCGAGGATCGCGTGATCGTGACGCCCTATGGTGATCGCTCGAACGTGGTCATTGAGCCCTGGCTGACCGACCAATGGTATGTTGATGCCGAGAAACTGGCGGAAGGCCCGATCAAGGCGGTGCGCGATGGCACCATCGATATCGTACCGAAGAGCTGGGAAAAGACTTTCTTCAACTGGATGGAAAATATCCAGCCCTGGTGCGTCTCGCGCCAATTGTGGTGGGGTCACCGGATCCCGGCTTGGTATGGCGATGATGGCGAATGCTATGTCGCCGCCGATGAGGAAGCAGCGCAGGCCTTGGCCGGAGACGATGTTGCGCTGATCCGCGATGGTGACGTGCTCGACACCTGGTTCTCCTCCGGTCTTTGGCCGTTCGCCACCATGGGTTGGCCGGACGAGAACAAGGATCTTGAACGCCACTATCCCAATAGCGTGCTGATCTCCGGCTTCGATATCCTGTTCTTCTGGGATGCGCGAATGATGATGCAGGGCATGCATTTCATGGGCGAAGTGCCGTTCCACACGCTGTATCTGCATGGCCTGGTACGCGCCGCGGACGGGCAAAAGATGTCCAAGTCCAAGGGCAATACGGTCGATCCTCTTGGGCTGATCGATCAATATGGTGCCGATGCGCTGCGCTTCTTCATGGCGGCGATGGAAAGCCAGGGCCGTGACATCAAGATGGATGAAAAGCGGGTAGAAGGCTATCGCAACTTTGCAACCAAGCTCTGGAACGCCGCGCGCTTCTGCCAGGCCAACGGTATCGGAGCGAGCACAACGCTCAAGGCGCCGCCAGCCAACCTACCGGTCAATCGCTGGATCATCTCGGAAACAGTCCAGACGCTGGCTGCATTGAACAAGGCGTTTGACGATCTGCGCTTCGATGGCGCAGCCGATGCGGTCTACCATTTTGTCTGGGATCGTTTCTGTGACTGGTATCTCGAGCTGATCAAGCCGCAGATGGATGGTGAGGATGCTGAGGAATGCCGGGAAGTCGCCGGTTGGGTGCTCGATCAGATTTTGGTGATGCTCCACCCGTTCATGCCGTTCATCACCGAAGAACTGTGGCATGCCATGGGTGATCGCAGCTACGATATCATTGTCGCGAAATGGCCAGATCCGCGGGCCGAATTGGATGCGGATGCCGCTGAGGAGATAGCCTGGTTGATCAAGTTGATCAGTGAGACGCGGACGGCCCGGTCTGAACTGAACATCCCGCCGGGTGCCAAGCTGACGGTCCATATTCGTGATGCGTCGGATGCGACCTTGGCGCGGCTCGATCGCCAATCAGCTGCGCTTGGCAGGGTTGGGCGTATCGAAAATGTCAGCCGTGATCCCGCACCCGAAGGCAGCGCGGCGCAGATACCGGTTGATGAAGCGACCTATGTCCTGCCGCTTGAAGGCGTAATTGATCTCGATGCGGAAAAGGCGCGCCTCGGCAAGGCGCTGGAAGCGACGGAAAAAGAAGCGCTATCGCTCGATAAACGTTTGTCCAACCCGCAATTTGTCGAGAAGGCAAAGCCCGAAGCGGTTGAAAAGGCGCGGGCTGACCATGCAGAAAAGACCGCCGAGGCAGATCGGCTCAGGGCGGCTTTGCAGCGGTTGGGATAATCCGTCATTGCGAGGAGCCGAAGGCGACGCGGCAATTCAGAGCCGCAATTGCAAGCGCTCAATGCTCTGGATTGCGTCGCTGCGCTCGCAATGACGAAATTGTAGCCCGCAGCAAATATCCCCGCTAAAACTGATCTTATGACCGCTGCAGCCTATCCCGCCACGCGCATGCGCCGTACCCGGGCGACCTCATGGTCGCGCGCGATGGTGCGTGAAAACCGGCTCCATCCGTCCGATCTCATCTGGCCGCTATTCGTCACCGATGGCGATGCAGAGCAGCCGATTGCGACAATGCCGGGGGTTTCGCGCTGGCCAGTGGAACAGATCGCTGCCCGCGCTGCCGAGGCCCGTGACGTGGGCATTCCCTGCATCGCCCTGTTTCCAAACACACAGCCGGACTTGCGATCGGATGATGGCGCAGAAGCGCTCAATCCGGACAATCTCATGTGCCGCGCGATCGGCGCGATCAAGGATGCACTGGGCGATGATATCGGAATTCTGACCGACGTTGCCCTCGATCCCTATACATCGCACGGCCAGGACGGCCTGATTGGCGATAGCGGCTATGTGCTCAATGACGA from Parasphingopyxis sp. CP4 harbors:
- a CDS encoding TolC family outer membrane protein — translated: MMSMRARATLISIGAAAAALATVPVSAETLRGALLEAYQTNPTLNAARAGQRANDENVPLTLADGRPSVSVSGFYNENVRTSPNSFTAPSRITGGQADATLPIYQGGTVRNRIRAARDRVEAGQADLRSTEANLFTQVVGAYLDVISNRNIVELNTNQVRVLDTNLQATSDRFEIGDLTRTDVAQAEARLSTARANLDSAQAELAAAEENYLRLVGDWPQDLEPPPPLPDLPATPDAAEDVAIVNNPDLISAQQSAEAARRDIAAARGARLPRLEAFARGNYTNYLDTLGGPLGNQFVQEETTATVGLRATLPIYQGGQPAARVRQTQALRTQAMETVIATERAVVADVRAAFSRYRATLQVIDATQTAVEANELALEGVRAENSVGLRTILDILNAEQELLNSQVDLVTARRNAYVAGFNLLAAMGQAEAQDLGLDGGVLYDPSVNYERVDDQFFDWNDDPRPVTQSTRTVDNPERVVTNPEN
- a CDS encoding DUF2497 domain-containing protein — encoded protein: MGDVNHEPTMEEILASIKKIIAEDGEAPVAAPDARSQRKRPVIETSEPPVADDVLELTETVQAETPDESVAEEAAPTHVDTESAKEAIASDETVRASKAALAALAAIAKPADTHEAEDDAHPLEGLVREMLRPMLKEWLDDNLPAIVEEMVAREIARIAAGQD
- a CDS encoding S9 family peptidase, which codes for MRNILQFGLAATALAVAHPAMARNFTPEDLVQFNRLGGSSVSADGGMLVFSLAEPDLEANSRPTDLWLLDLREPGSVAERWRATADVNESGPVFSADGEQIFYLSDESGSSQVWRAPLGEGDPIQATDVEADVAGFSIGPGADRIAIWFDEAIGCETASCPDEEEAADAGTGRSYDALMVRHWGSWNNDAQSRLVTFALTDGVASGDGVVLSHSLNGHTPTRPFGGSEQIAWHPTGASIFFALREGGASEATSTDLDIYRVAADGSTPPENLTDANQAYDSLPTPSPDGRYLAYVAMERPGYESDRLVLHLRDLITGETRALTQNWDRSIGGIAWSADLQAVYLVTQEGLDTAIFRYILSEGRIERISGAGSIGSVAPQQDGSILVTLASALTPSDIHRIAADGTMEQLTNVNGTYFAELDMPTREEFTFEGAEGDTVRGQIFRPAGVSDGDRVPVAYFVHGGPQGSFGNSWSYRWNPAAMAAQGYAVVTVDFHGSTGSGQEFTDSINNDWGGKPLEDLQLGLEAVLENNPWMDGDRICALGASYGGYMMNWIAGNWPDRFDCLVNHAGIFDLRPFYYGTEELWFPEWDFSGPYYDREEAYERWNPVHHVENWQTPMLVIHGELDFRIPYSQSLSAYTALQRRGVESQLLIFPDENHWINSPRNSLQWHRAVYSWVGRWTREDAETAE
- a CDS encoding enoyl-CoA hydratase/isomerase family protein, with protein sequence MSVFHTENRDGTLVVTLDRAPLNALSAETLEEGAALLAATADAPPEAGMVLTGANGVFTAGVDIKQAADADLEMRRRLFWGINDFCAALMRLPCPVVAAVTGHAIGAGGIVAIAADWTLIADKELKIGLPEAKAGLPFPQIPQIIMEYGLSPVWHRRLALTSVLYGAKESIEAELADELVPADEIVDRAVARAQEMAAQPAFVEIKANMRRQAWQDIDTVYADRDAG
- a CDS encoding valine--tRNA ligase, whose product is MSELPKHFDPAAIEGRWYSHWEEEGLFRPERDDCEPFTIVNPPPNVTGSLHIGHALDNTLQDILIRHQRLLGKDSLWVVGTDHAGIATQMVVERQLNEKQQKRTDFTREQFVEKVWEWKEESGGTITDQLRRLGCSMDWSNERFTMDEGFSKAVTKVFVDLYNDGLIYRDKRLVNWDPGLKTAISDLEVENTDTSGHFWHFSYPLEDGSGAISVATTRPETMLADMAVAVHPSDERYADMVGKNVKLPITGRLVPIITDEHADPELGSGAVKITPGHDFNDFEVGKRAGFKAAEMLNMLDADAAVCQTSDGLIPDELVGMDRFDARKKVVEMIDGEGLLEQVEDRVIVTPYGDRSNVVIEPWLTDQWYVDAEKLAEGPIKAVRDGTIDIVPKSWEKTFFNWMENIQPWCVSRQLWWGHRIPAWYGDDGECYVAADEEAAQALAGDDVALIRDGDVLDTWFSSGLWPFATMGWPDENKDLERHYPNSVLISGFDILFFWDARMMMQGMHFMGEVPFHTLYLHGLVRAADGQKMSKSKGNTVDPLGLIDQYGADALRFFMAAMESQGRDIKMDEKRVEGYRNFATKLWNAARFCQANGIGASTTLKAPPANLPVNRWIISETVQTLAALNKAFDDLRFDGAADAVYHFVWDRFCDWYLELIKPQMDGEDAEECREVAGWVLDQILVMLHPFMPFITEELWHAMGDRSYDIIVAKWPDPRAELDADAAEEIAWLIKLISETRTARSELNIPPGAKLTVHIRDASDATLARLDRQSAALGRVGRIENVSRDPAPEGSAAQIPVDEATYVLPLEGVIDLDAEKARLGKALEATEKEALSLDKRLSNPQFVEKAKPEAVEKARADHAEKTAEADRLRAALQRLG